The following are encoded together in the Brassica napus cultivar Da-Ae chromosome A9, Da-Ae, whole genome shotgun sequence genome:
- the LOC106432954 gene encoding probable indole-3-acetic acid-amido synthetase GH3.1, giving the protein MAVDSSLSSPLGPPACEKDAKALRFIEEMTRNADTVQENLLAEILRRNAETEYLRRFNLGGATDRDTFKSKLPIITYEDLQPEIQRIADGDRSPILSAHPISEFLTSSGTSAGERKLMPTIQEELDRRQLLYSLLMPVMNLYVPGLDKGKGLYFLFVKSETKTPGGLPARPVLTSYYKSDKFRSRPYDPYNVYTSPNEAILCPDSFQSMYSQMLCGLLDRLSVLRVGAVFASGLLRAIRFLQLHWSRLANDIESGSLDSEITDPSIRQCMSDILKPDQHLAEFIRQECQMENWDGIITRIWPNTKYLDVIVTGAMAQYIPTLEYYSGGLPMACTMYASSECYFGLNLNPMSKPSEVSYTIMPNMAYFEFIPLGGSKAVELVDVKIGKEYELVVTTYAGLCRYRVGDILRVTGFHNSAPQFHFVRRKNVLLSIDSDKTDESELQKAVENASKLLLKECGTRVAEYTSYADTSTIPGHYVLYWELLVREGERQPSHDTLTRCCLEMEESLNSVYRQCRVADNSVGPLEIRVVRNGTFEELMDYAISRGASINQYKVPRCVNFTPIVELLDSRVVSAHFSPALPHWTPERRRR; this is encoded by the exons AAGAAAACCTCCTAGCGGAGATTCTGAGACGCAACGCTGAGACGGAGTACCTCCGTCGCTTCAACCTTGGAGGTGCCACAGACCGTGATACCTTTAAATCAAAGCTTCCAATCATTACCTACGAAGATCTCCAGCCCGAGATCCAACGTATTGCTGACGGAGACCGATCTCCCATCTTATCCGCCCATCCCATCTCCGAGTTCCTCACCAGCTCCGGAACCTCAGCCGGAGAGAGGAAACTCATGCCTACCATTCAAGAAGAGCTCGACCGTCGCCAGCTTCTTTATAGTCTCCTCATGCCCGTCATGAATTT GTATGTGCCAGGACTAGATAAAGGAAAGGGATTGTACTTCCTGTTCGTTAAGTCGGAAACAAAGACACCGGGTGGGCTACCGGCTCGACCAGTCTTAACCAGCTACTACAAGAGTGATAAATTCAGGTCCCGACCATACGACCCCTACAACGTGTACACTAGTCCCAACGAAGCCATTCTCTGTCCCGACTCCTTCCAGAGCATGTACTCTCAGATGCTATGCGGCCTCCTTGACCGCCTCTCTGTCCTCCGTGTGGGCGCTGTTTTTGCCTCTGGTCTCCTCCGTGCCATCCGATTCCTCCAGCTTCACTGGTCTCGCTTGGCCAACGACATTGAGTCAGGTTCCCTCGACTCTGAGATAACCGACCCGTCTATAAGGCAGTGCATGTCTGATATTCTCAAACCGGACCAGCACCTGGCGGAGTTCATCCGCCAGGAGTGCCAGATGGAAAATTGGGATGGAATCATCACCCGGATTTGGCCCAACACTAAGTACCTTGATGTCATCGTAACTGGAGCCATGGCTCAATATATCCCAACATTGGAATATTATAGCGGTGGCCTCCCCATGGCTTGCACTATGTATGCTTCCTCCGAGTGCTACTTTGGTTTAAACCTTAACCCGATGAGCAAACCATCTGAAGTTTCGTACACCATTATGCCCAACATGGCCTACTTCGAGTTTATCCCTCTTGGCGGCTCCAAGGCCGTTGAACTTGTTGATGTGAAGATTGGCAAAGAGTACGAACTCGTTGTCACGACCTATGCCGGTCTATGTCGATACCGAGTTGGCGACATCCTCAGAGTCACGGGCTTCCACAACTCAGCACCTCAGTTTCATTTCGTGAGGAGGAAGAACGTCCTCCTCAGCATCGACTCCGACAAGACCGACGAGTCTGAGCTTCAGAAAGCGGTGGAGAACGCATCAAAGCTGCTTCTCAAAGAGTGCGGCACCCGCGTAGCGGAGTACACTAGCTACGCAGACACTAGCACGATCCCGGGCCACTACGTCTTGTACTGGGAGTTGTTAGTGAGGGAGGGAGAGAGGCAACCAAGTCATGATACTCTGACTCGGTGCTGCCTCGAGATGGAAGAGTCGTTGAACTCGGTTTACCGGCAATGCCGAGTCGCTGATAACTCGGTTGGACCGTTGGAGATTAGGGTGGTGAGAAACGGGACGTTCGAGGAGTTGATGGACTACGCCATCTCAAGAGGTGCGTCAATTAACCAGTACAAGGTACCGAGGTGCGTGAACTTCACACCTATAGTGGAGCTACTTGATTCTAGGGTTGTGTCGGCACATTTTAGCCCAGCTTTACCGCATTGGACGccggagaggaggaggagataa
- the LOC125577995 gene encoding uncharacterized protein LOC125577995, with protein MSSSSNDEVYEVFEETVDQQIDDFIDSVLTKEPKRRVYIERDREQGHNQLWQDYFSENPTYTHDMFRRRFRMNKSLFLRIVERLGNEIPYFQQRRNGHGRNGLSTLQKCTSAIRSLAYGHAGDVNDEYLRLAASTAILCLENFAEAIILLFGDEYLRTPTTEDLQRLLDAGEARGFPGMIGSIDFFDDILQGRAPKVKFKVNSHTYRMTYYLTDGIYPNWATFIQSIPLPQGPKAQKFAERQESVRKDVERAFGVLQSRFAIVKNPALKWDKEKIGKIMRTCVILHNMIVEDERHGYTLADTSEFESGESSRSAKVKTRESVNVDMINIRNQIRDPSVHERLKADLVENVWEKFGNRDE; from the exons ATGTCAAGCTCCTCAAATGATGAAGTATATGAGGTTTTTGAGGAAACGGTGGACCAACAAATCGATGATTTCATCGATTCTGTTCTAACCAAAGAGCCGAAGAGACGAGTATACATCGAAAGAGATCGGGAACAAGGACACAATCAACTATGGCAGGATTACTTCAGTGAAAATCCTACATACACACACGACATGTTTAGGCggcgttttcgaatgaacaagtctttgttccttcgcattgtcgaACGCCTAGGTAATGAAATTCCATACTTTCAGCAACGAAGAAATGGTCATGGAAGGAACGGCCTCTCTACACTTCAAAAATGCACTTCAGCCATCCGATCGTTGGCATACGGTCACGCGGGCGATGTCAATGACGAATATCTCAGACTTGCTGCAAGTACTGCAATTTTATGTTTGGAGAATTTTGCGGAAGCGATAATACTtttgtttggagatgagtatctaagaACACCTACAACAGAAGATCTTCAAAGACTACTTGACGCTGGAGAGGCACGCGGGTTTCCGGGGATGATAggcagcatcgatt tttttgatgacattttacaaggCCGAGCACCTAAAGTGAAGTTCAAGGTCAACAGCCACACTTATCGTATGACCTACTATCTGACCGATGGAATTTATCCTAATTgggcaacatttatccaatccatcccgcttcctcaaggtcctaaagccCAAAAATTTGCAGAAAGACAAGAATCAgtcagaaaagatgtcgaacgggcATTTGGAGTCTTGCAATCGAGGTTTGCAATTGTAAAAAACCCTGCTCTAAAATGGGACAAGGAAAAGATAGGAAAGATAATGAGAACGtgtgtcatattgcacaatatgatagtcgaGGATGAACGACACGGATACACTCTAGCTGATACATCTGAGTTCGAGTCAGGAGAATCTAGCCGAAGTGCGAAGGTGAAAACGAGAGAAAGTGTGAATGTCGATATGATTAACATTCGCAATCAAATTCGGGATCCAAGCGTACATGAgcgtttgaaagctgatttagttgaaaatgtTTGGGAGAAATTTGGTAATCGTGATGAATAA